In Verrucomicrobiota bacterium, the genomic window ACTCGTCCACTCTGAAAATGAACCTCATTACGCGTGCGAAGAAGAAAATCGTAGGCCTTCTTCAGTTTGCTTTTTTCCTCCTTGGACAAATACCCATGCTCGACCATCTCCTTTAACTTCGAGGATCCCAGTTTAATTTGGCTCATCCATAAAAGGCTCTGGTAGTCTCGGAGACCACCCACTCCATTTTTGATGTCAGGCTCCTGAATGAGAACCGTATCCCCATATTTTATTCGGCGATCTTTCTGATCCCGAAGACGGTCCACTATATAGTGCTGAACTTGTTTTTCGCAAAAATGTTTGAACGCTTTTTCAAATATTTCGTACAGGCTTTCGGAGCCAGCCACTAATCTTGACTCCAACATGGCGTTTTTTGACAACACGTCTGAGCTCGCTTCTTCCATGGCTTGTTTTATGGTCCGGGTCGAGTGTCCAACCTTAAACCCCAGGTCCCACAACATGTAGAGTATCTGCTCCGTGAATATTTTTTGGAATTTCGGGAGTATTTTTTCTCGTACCTTTTCCGGGTAAAGGAACATAATATCCACATCGCTATATGGGCACATTTCCGCTCGACCATAACCTCCCAGGGCGAGAATCCCAATAGGAAATGGCAACTTGCCGTTCTCGGCCTCAAACGCTGACAAGTCGTAATCGAACAGGTGCTGCAGCAATTGATCGATGGTATTTGACCGGGCAGACACAACTTTCATTCCCGAACTTTGGGATATATGCAGTTCCCTCAGTTTACGGTCTTCTTGTCCCAGCCAGAGTTTATAGGTTTCCAAACGTGTATCACGAGGTGTATTTTCAGGTACCTGTAATTTTACCGTTTTGGCCTTAGGATTTTGAATTTCCGCTGATTTGGACATTTGCAATGAATGAAGGGTGTACGATCACGCCTCTCAAGCGCAAGAATCTTGTACTATTTGACGATTCGGCAAACCGCTTGACTTGCCGCAGGCTATGAGAAACCGTCTGGCACATTCACCCAATAATCAAACCACATTTTTATTATGGCAGGCGTAGGAAAACTTCTCAAACAGGCTCAGAAAATGCAGAAAAAGATCGAAGCTTTGGAAGCCGAACAGGCTACTCAAACGCTTGATATTTCCAGCGGTGGCGGGGCCATCCAGATAACCATTACCATTTCGGGAGATATTAAAGGAATTCAGTTGGACGAGGATTTCCTTAAAGAGGATAGGTCTTTTGTTGAGGAAACTTTGGTCACCGGCGTTCAGGACGCAATTGTAGCCGCCCGCAAAGCCAAAGAAGAAGCAATGGGTGAGATCACGGCTGGTCTGCAAATGCCTGGCCTGATGTAGATTCTATTCTGTCCCTATGACCCCATCCTTTGATCACCTGGTAAAACAACTAAAGAAACTGCCAGGGCTCGGATTTCGTTCGGCCGAACGCATCGCTCTTCATGTTCTCGTTGAGCAACCTGAAAACATGAGCGGATTGGTGGAAGCGCTTTCCCATGCGGCTAGTCATGTTACTCGCTGTGAACGTTGCGGCAATCTGGCTGAAGAACCGCTTTGCAATATCTGTCAGGACGATCGAAGGGATGATTCTGTGTTGTGTGTTGTCGAGCAAGTGCCCGACCTGTTAGCAATCGAAGGCTCTGGTTCTTTTCGTGGTGCCTATCATGTGCTTCACGGGAAACTGTCGCCCATTAAGGGGATAGGTCCCGACAAACTCAATTTTGCCGCTTTGGAAAAACGCCTCGCCGAAGGAACCTGCAGCGAAATGGTGCTGGCCCTTTCCAACGACATGGAAGGCGAAGCAACCTGCCACTACATTGTTGAAATCATAGTGGGTGATCTACCAGTAAAAGTAAGCCGGATTGGTTTCGGTCTCCCCAGTGGTGGGGGTATTCTTTACGCTGATCAGATTACCCTAAGATCGGCCATGGATGGTCGCAGAATCTACGACAGTTAAAGTTTGAGCAGGCGTATTTGACCAATTTTCAACCTGGCCAGATTCCCATAGCAGGAGCCAGCTTGTATTCCTTGAGCTTGTCGAAGTGGCTGGCGATTTTTTGCGTTTGACGCATACCGTCTAAGCCTTCTCTCTCTTCGCCTGCGTTCCTGCGTACTCCGCCACATAGTAAGGGACACAATAGGTTAGCAGTAACTTAGGCACCTGAATTTCGCTCCATGCTCCACTCAATAACGCGTCTCCCTGGTTAATAAGATTCAAGAAGGTCCCCACCACAATCGCCGCTTTCAGCCCGTTCGTTTGAATGGTGTTAGAAGACGCTGTCTGAATCCATGTACTCATTTTATGCAGACTTGCACTGCAACCTTTGCTTGGCAAACCTGTCTTCTGCTTGGCCCTGATTTAACCCAGCGTTCACTTACTATGAGATCCTTTTTAATTTTCGCCACTTTCCTTCTTAGTAGCCTGTCACTTTCCGCCGGTTACAAGCTTGTCCAGCCGCCCCTGCCCAACGACCTGATGCAGGTGCACATTTTCGAGTTGGATAATGGCCTCAAAGTGTACCTGAGTGAAAATCACGAAGAACCTAAATTTTTTGCGGAAGTTTCCGTACGAGTGGGCGGAGCAAATGATCCTGAAACTAACACCGGTCTGGCTCACTACCTTGAACATTTGCTCTTCAAGGGAAACACCAAGCTCGGCACCCTCGATTGGGAAAAAGAGAAGGTGCATATCGAGCGAATTACCGAGCTTTATGAAAAGCGATTTCTCGAAACCGATGCTGAGAAACGTGCATCTTTATTTGATGAGATTGTAGCAGAATCCTCCAAAGCTTCTGAGTATGCAGTCCCCAATGAGTTGGACCGAATCGTAAAGCAGCTCGGTCTTACCGGTATGAACGCGGGGACCAGCAATGATTACACCGTTTATTACATGGAGCTACCATCCAATCGACTTGAGCAATGGGCGTCGCTTGAAGCCAACCGGTTTATAGATCCTGTGTTCCGGCTGTTTCTTCCTGAGCTGGAAATTGTGTATGAGGAAAAAAACCGTTCCATGGATAACAAGGGACGAATCATTCAGGAGGAGATTTTCAGTCTTCGGTATGGGGATCATCCTTACGGATCCCAGACGGTGCTTGGACATGTTGAACATTTAAAAAACCCTTCCATTCAAGCCATCCACGATTTTTTCAATACCTATTACGTAGCCAACAATATGGCCCTCTGTCTTTCCGGCGACTTTGAGATCGAAGCCACCATCGAGTTAATCGATAAACATTTTTCTTCCTGGAAGTCTGGAGAAATACCTGGGTTCAAATTTGGAAATGCTCAACCCATTACTGAAGGAAAGACCTCTGAAGTTTTTTATCCCGGAGAAGAGGAAGTCTATATTGCGTTTTCCACCCAGCCTCTCGGACACAACGATGTCGAGGCCTTAAAGTTGATCGATATGATTTTGGACAATGCCAACGCCGGATTAATCAACTTAAACCTGAATCAGCAGCAGAAGGTTTTGAACGCTGGGTCGTTCCCGTACCTTCGAAAATTTGCCGGAACCCAATACATGTACGGTTCGCCCAAGGAAGGCCAAATCCTGGAAGAAGTGGAAGCGCTTTTACTCGATCAACTCGCTATTATTAAAAGAGGAGAGTTTGGCGATTGGCTTATTCCTGCGATTGTCGCCGATTTCAAAAAGTCCGAGAAACTCGGCCTCGAGTCGAATCAGGCTCGGGCAAGCATGATGGCATCTGCCTATAACACACATGCAAGTTGGGAATATATAGTTACCGAGATCAATCGTTTGGATGCATTGAGCAAAGAAGATGTCATCGCCGTGGCTAATAAATATTTTAATGGCCCGCACGTAGCTGTTTATCGCCGTAATGGAGAGTTTGAGCCGCCGAAGGTGGATAAGCCCGAATTCGAAAAACCGGACATGTCAGGATTTGCGTCTTCCGAGTATGGTGAAGAAATTCTTAAACTGCAGGCTAAACCTATTGAGCCGGATTTTGTGACCGAAGGTAAAGATTACCAGATCGTCGAAATTCGTGACGGTGTTCGTTTATTCTATACCAGGAATCCTGTAAACGATCTGTTCTCCCTTACCATGAGTTTCGATTTTGGTCGTCGGGAAAATGAAAAACTCGTGGCGGCCAGTTTGCTATTGGACAAAGCCGGGACACAGGATCTGTCACCAGACGCGCTGAAACAAGCCTGGTACGCCCAAGGCTCAGATTTTTCATTCGGCGTAGATGACCACAGCTCTTCTTTTTCCATAAGCGGATTGGATGAAAATTTTGATAGCACGTTCAAGCTTATGCTGGAGTTCATTCGCCATCCGGTATCGAGTCAGGAGGTATTGGATACGCTGAAAGAGATCATCTTAAAGCAACGTAAAGATGCGAAAGAAGATATTCAGTCACTTTTCCTGGCGCTCAGAAATTACAACCGCTATGGAGATCAGTCACCATTTCTAACCAGAATGAGTGCTGAAGGCATATTGGCATTGAAGGTTGATGATCTTTTGGGTGAAGTAAGTTCTTTGGCTGGCTTTAAACACGATTACTTCTATGTAGGTTCGCTTCCTATTGAACAAGTGAAAGCTAAAATTGCATCCGCAACTGACCCGGAGGCAAAACTGAATGACGCTTTGCCTTATGCGGTGGAAGACATTCGGGAACCTGCCGAAACAGAGATCCTTTTCTTCGATTGGGAGACCGCACAGGCTCAGGTTAGAATTGAATTCGCTGATGGCTTATACTCCGACGAAAACGAGCTCGGTATTGAACTCTACAACGACTACTTCGGTGGCGGCATGTCCAGTATTGTTTTTCAGGAACTACGCGAAGCACGCGCATTGGCCTATTCAGTCGGTGCCCGTTACCTTCAACCGTCCAATCGCAAAAACGAAAACCTTATGTTGGGAGCCATCGGTACCCAGCCCGACAAGGCTGTCGAAGCTTTAGAGGTATTTTTGGACCTCTTTGATAATCTCCCCGAGTCCGAGGGTCGTTTTGCCAACACACTTGGGTCATTACAAAATCAGTACCGGGTAGGGAAACTGAAATTCCGTGAAATTCCTGGTGCCGTTAAATCCTGGGAGCTTTTAGGCTTTGAATCGGACCCGCGACCTGAACGATATGCCAGGCTTGCAGAGGCATCGTTCGATGAACTGAAAACCTTCCACGAATCAAGTATCGCAGGTCGAACGAAACTCATTTCCATCGTCGGACCGCGTGATCGACTCGATCTCGATAGCATAGCGAAACTCGGTAAGATCAGGGAGGTCTCCGTTGAAGACCTGTTTCTTGATTAAATCATTGTTGGTTCTTTTCCCAATTCCGTATTGCCCTGACCAACGGTTTCCCTTTCTCTCCCGGTCCTTATGAAATTGGACATTCCTGAAGGATCTTTTGACGCTTATATTTTCGATTGTGATGGCACCCTGGCCGATTCTATGCCCGTGCACTTTGCTGCATTCTTAAAAACCTTTAAGCATCTGGGAATCGAAGTAGATCTTAGCGAAGAGCTGTACTACGGCCTGGCTGGTGTTCCCATTCATGAATTTGTCGCGCGACTAAACCATCAATTTAATACCTCGATCGATAGTCATCAGGTCGATGAGTGGAAAAACAAGTATTACCGGGAATCCCTGGACGAGATAAAACCGGTTCAACCTGTAGTTGATCTATTAAAATCCAAGGTGGGGATGCTCCCCATCGCTGTAGCCTCCGGAGGGACTCTCCATTGTGTAAGCCACACACTCAAAACAATCGGTGTGGCAG contains:
- a CDS encoding YbaB/EbfC family nucleoid-associated protein; protein product: MAGVGKLLKQAQKMQKKIEALEAEQATQTLDISSGGGAIQITITISGDIKGIQLDEDFLKEDRSFVEETLVTGVQDAIVAARKAKEEAMGEITAGLQMPGLM
- the recR gene encoding recombination mediator RecR, with the translated sequence MTPSFDHLVKQLKKLPGLGFRSAERIALHVLVEQPENMSGLVEALSHAASHVTRCERCGNLAEEPLCNICQDDRRDDSVLCVVEQVPDLLAIEGSGSFRGAYHVLHGKLSPIKGIGPDKLNFAALEKRLAEGTCSEMVLALSNDMEGEATCHYIVEIIVGDLPVKVSRIGFGLPSGGGILYADQITLRSAMDGRRIYDS
- the nrtS gene encoding nitrate/nitrite transporter NrtS, whose product is MSTWIQTASSNTIQTNGLKAAIVVGTFLNLINQGDALLSGAWSEIQVPKLLLTYCVPYYVAEYAGTQAKREKA
- a CDS encoding insulinase family protein, with amino-acid sequence MRSFLIFATFLLSSLSLSAGYKLVQPPLPNDLMQVHIFELDNGLKVYLSENHEEPKFFAEVSVRVGGANDPETNTGLAHYLEHLLFKGNTKLGTLDWEKEKVHIERITELYEKRFLETDAEKRASLFDEIVAESSKASEYAVPNELDRIVKQLGLTGMNAGTSNDYTVYYMELPSNRLEQWASLEANRFIDPVFRLFLPELEIVYEEKNRSMDNKGRIIQEEIFSLRYGDHPYGSQTVLGHVEHLKNPSIQAIHDFFNTYYVANNMALCLSGDFEIEATIELIDKHFSSWKSGEIPGFKFGNAQPITEGKTSEVFYPGEEEVYIAFSTQPLGHNDVEALKLIDMILDNANAGLINLNLNQQQKVLNAGSFPYLRKFAGTQYMYGSPKEGQILEEVEALLLDQLAIIKRGEFGDWLIPAIVADFKKSEKLGLESNQARASMMASAYNTHASWEYIVTEINRLDALSKEDVIAVANKYFNGPHVAVYRRNGEFEPPKVDKPEFEKPDMSGFASSEYGEEILKLQAKPIEPDFVTEGKDYQIVEIRDGVRLFYTRNPVNDLFSLTMSFDFGRRENEKLVAASLLLDKAGTQDLSPDALKQAWYAQGSDFSFGVDDHSSSFSISGLDENFDSTFKLMLEFIRHPVSSQEVLDTLKEIILKQRKDAKEDIQSLFLALRNYNRYGDQSPFLTRMSAEGILALKVDDLLGEVSSLAGFKHDYFYVGSLPIEQVKAKIASATDPEAKLNDALPYAVEDIREPAETEILFFDWETAQAQVRIEFADGLYSDENELGIELYNDYFGGGMSSIVFQELREARALAYSVGARYLQPSNRKNENLMLGAIGTQPDKAVEALEVFLDLFDNLPESEGRFANTLGSLQNQYRVGKLKFREIPGAVKSWELLGFESDPRPERYARLAEASFDELKTFHESSIAGRTKLISIVGPRDRLDLDSIAKLGKIREVSVEDLFLD
- a CDS encoding HAD family phosphatase, with protein sequence MKLDIPEGSFDAYIFDCDGTLADSMPVHFAAFLKTFKHLGIEVDLSEELYYGLAGVPIHEFVARLNHQFNTSIDSHQVDEWKNKYYRESLDEIKPVQPVVDLLKSKVGMLPIAVASGGTLHCVSHTLKTIGVADLVDALVTAEDVQNGKPAPDIFLKAAELLKVDPTKCLVFEDAALGIQAAHAAGMQAVHVETHPYAKQMG